Proteins from a genomic interval of Clostridium sp. AN503:
- a CDS encoding NUDIX domain-containing protein: MDISFKTEEGIFNYRVCAVIVHEGKILAMHDERSPYYYLPGGRVELHETAENAVLREVREELEIEAEILRPLWLNQGFFVEDVNHRKYHEICLYFLVDISGTDLLSRGEKFVLYEGKHTHEFEWLELGRLESEYFYPVFLKKKIFELPEHLEILTEYE; the protein is encoded by the coding sequence ATGGATATTTCGTTTAAAACAGAAGAAGGCATTTTTAATTACCGGGTTTGTGCCGTGATCGTGCATGAGGGGAAGATCCTGGCGATGCATGACGAGCGCTCCCCATACTATTATCTTCCCGGCGGACGCGTGGAGCTGCACGAGACAGCAGAAAACGCCGTGCTTCGTGAGGTCAGGGAGGAGTTAGAGATTGAAGCTGAGATCCTGCGCCCCCTGTGGCTGAACCAGGGATTTTTCGTGGAGGATGTGAATCACAGGAAGTATCATGAGATCTGCCTTTATTTTTTGGTGGATATATCCGGGACGGATCTTTTGTCCAGGGGAGAGAAATTCGTTCTGTACGAGGGGAAACATACCCACGAATTTGAATGGCTGGAGCTTGGCCGCTTAGAATCAGAGTATTTCTATCCGGTATTTTTGAAAAAGAAGATATTTGAACTGCCGGAGCATTTAGAAATCTTGACGGAATATGAGTGA
- a CDS encoding WG repeat-containing protein: MKKIWMILLSIVIFSILISACNVSKTTQGTVSSTEYPSVVIPVSEPVSETTKAAVSQNEEIWSIPEDYAGTWRLDAAKTEQNLQNHASLMEMFGSGLGAYGASIEISEDGAFSYFIGIGTGGSGQCEKDGEGIHVSITPFQDTGDYEKDLYLKTVTDHETIYLVMRYGQEELYWIPDTDGLNFGQVSPEDGTIHEKVRDLSDGFYHWASVLTAGDPVLDDHGHETTDYNTQKRSFVCLDNGRRLEVRRWDNLNGSAGDYLIYEYDGITHISKSHDLYHPVLSLKDSSFGTMDAVPDGYMIAGSRLNENKREYTVSFYDKDFQPVRVIEGYRTMENGHFYEDGLMAVRDMETGLMGFMDQKGDLAIPCQYGYVSDFSNGYASVLTNASLVPFTEDSGTVPMFDAVGGQWGIIDIHGSFAVAASEQFANQEPENPYEDWFCGTRRFSPVRNDKTVDFLASDENDRILETIQIP, from the coding sequence ATGAAAAAAATATGGATGATTTTACTGTCTATCGTAATCTTTAGCATATTGATATCTGCCTGTAATGTAAGCAAAACAACCCAGGGAACCGTGTCTTCTACCGAATATCCGTCGGTAGTAATCCCGGTTTCCGAACCTGTCAGCGAGACAACAAAGGCAGCTGTCTCGCAAAATGAAGAAATCTGGTCCATCCCGGAGGATTATGCAGGAACCTGGCGCCTGGACGCAGCAAAAACAGAGCAGAACCTGCAAAACCACGCCTCTCTCATGGAGATGTTCGGCTCCGGACTGGGCGCCTATGGCGCATCCATAGAGATCAGCGAGGATGGCGCCTTCTCATATTTTATCGGAATTGGGACCGGCGGCTCCGGACAGTGTGAAAAAGACGGTGAAGGCATCCATGTATCCATCACTCCGTTTCAGGATACGGGAGATTATGAAAAAGATCTGTATTTAAAAACGGTTACAGATCATGAAACTATTTATCTTGTCATGAGATACGGCCAGGAGGAGCTTTACTGGATCCCGGATACAGATGGGCTGAATTTTGGCCAGGTCTCCCCGGAGGATGGGACAATCCATGAAAAAGTCAGGGACCTCTCTGACGGCTTCTATCACTGGGCCAGCGTCCTCACCGCAGGCGATCCGGTACTTGATGACCACGGTCACGAAACTACGGATTACAACACACAGAAACGGAGCTTTGTTTGTCTGGACAACGGACGCAGGCTGGAGGTGCGCCGCTGGGACAATCTAAACGGCTCCGCAGGAGATTATCTGATCTACGAATACGACGGCATTACCCATATTTCAAAAAGCCATGACTTATACCATCCGGTTTTGAGCCTGAAAGACAGTTCTTTTGGGACAATGGATGCCGTACCTGACGGTTATATGATCGCGGGCAGCCGCCTGAATGAAAATAAGCGGGAGTATACCGTCTCCTTTTATGATAAAGACTTTCAGCCCGTCCGGGTGATCGAAGGATACCGCACCATGGAAAACGGACATTTCTACGAAGATGGGCTGATGGCAGTGAGGGATATGGAAACCGGACTCATGGGCTTTATGGATCAAAAAGGTGATCTTGCGATCCCCTGTCAGTACGGTTATGTCAGTGATTTCTCCAACGGTTATGCATCTGTATTGACAAACGCCAGCCTGGTCCCTTTTACAGAGGATTCCGGGACAGTTCCCATGTTCGATGCCGTGGGCGGGCAGTGGGGGATCATCGATATCCATGGCTCCTTTGCAGTAGCGGCCTCGGAGCAGTTCGCCAACCAGGAACCGGAAAATCCATATGAAGACTGGTTCTGCGGCACAAGACGGTTTTCTCCGGTGAGAAATGACAAGACAGTTGATTTTCTGGCCTCTGATGAGAACGACCGGATCCTGGAAACCATACAGATCCCATAA